In Apodemus sylvaticus chromosome 7, mApoSyl1.1, whole genome shotgun sequence, the sequence TCCACTTGCTGGTCCTGTCTGGTGCCTGGGGCATGCAGTTGTGGGTGACCTTCGCCTCAGGTAGGGCCCCTCCAACCTGTTATTTAGGGTGAGGACTGAGTGGGAGGGAGGTCCGGAAGTGTCCTGACGGGTGTTCGTGGCCCTCCACCGCCCAGGCTTCCTGCTTTTTCGGAGCCTCCCGCGGCACACGTTCGGACTCGTGCAGAGCAAGCTCTTCCCGGTCTATTTTCACGTCTCCTTGGGCTGTGCGTTCATCAACCTCTGCATTCTGGCACCGCAGCGAGCCTGGATTAACCTCACACTGTGGGAAGTCAGTCAGGTATGAGGATCTGAGGGGCCCCAGGACTCCAGTGAGCACTGAAGGAGACTTGGttttatttcagtgtgtgtgtgtgtgtgtgtgtgtgtacattcatgtgcacatgtgtacaatCATATAAAGACAGACCAGGGCTTATATATAattggctttctctgtgtagcctaggctatccTAGAattaattcactctgtagaccagaatggccatgaactcagagattagcctgcctctgcctcctgagtgctgggattaaacgtgtgtgGTGTTACCACCcgtcttatttatttttgttcttctgagacagaactctggctgtgctggaactcactctgtagaccaggctggcctcaatctcatagagatccacctgcttctgtattctaagtgctgggactaaaggcttagACCACCCCACctagcttatttatttttttgagacaggtctctcactgagcctgaagcTCTCACTGATTTGCTCAGACAAGCTGGCCGGAACTCTCCAGGGATCCTTCTAGCTCTGTCAACCAGCACTGAGACCATAGGCACGAGCCTCCAGGCCTGGCTTTTTAGCACGGGTGTTGggtgattgaactcaggtcctcacgcctGCAGGGCAAGCCCTTTACTGACAGGATCTCCCAACCCTTTATTTGATGCTATTTTTCACAGTGTGGGGGGATAAAGCCcaggccttgtacatgctaggctTGCAATCTAAAAGTATAtgggtttttttaattattatttttgtttgcttgttttgtttttttaacctacATGGGTAGtagtgtctttatttttttgagacacagtcttgaACCGAGTATGTGGAAGATGAGTTTGAACTTCTGTTCATCCTGCCTCATGAAATCACAGGCATGGTCTACTACACATAGTTTTCTaaagtgttgggaatcaaacctaagGCTTTGTGTCTGCCAGACACGTACCCTACCAAAGTAGCTCCATCACTTGTGtaattttctttaagatttatttttattatgttttgttttggtttttgtttttgtgattccCCTGCTTCCACTACTTCAGGATAGCCTTCTGGTGTGCCACCGCCATCAGTTCAAGTGACATTGTTTTGAAAGGGACAAAGAAATGCCTCTTTTTCTTAGAGAAGCCAGAGCTGATCACTGGGTATCCTTGAATGGTGCCCACACACTGGATAGCTTCTCCCATCAGCCCCCTCGGTCCAGCCTTATCTTCCCGACTagctcctgtttcctctctgcccaATAGCCGGGCCTCCTGCTAAACTGGAGTGACTCAGCTGAGCTGAGACACCGATCACAGTTCATTGTTTAAAAACTAGACGGACTGGGAATTGAGGTTTCCCTGGTCCAGTGTACACATTCCCTCAGCCGCAGTATAAGGAACAATGTCCGCTCTCAgttcccaccctctctccctctgctcttgAAGTTTTCAGATGTGGGCGGGTGAGACCTTCTGTGTGTGATTACCCGTCAGTCCGATGTGGTGGTGTTCATACACCAGTCACCCCGGAAGGTGGtaaaagttctaggccagcttggactatatagtaaaaccctgtATCAAACAATTTCTGGGAGTGCGAagcgagcctggtctacatagagagttccaggacagctagggctgcaaaacaaagcaaaacaaaaacaaaaacccaataaactaaaagtaaaaatttaaataaaaacaccaaggttgatggggggggggaggtgtctgACCTCCACCTGGCTTGAGGtagaggtcaggagttcaaggccagggtcAGATACATAgggagtttgaaaccagcctgagctactaagatcctgtctcaacctGCTCCCTCTGAAAGAATCATCTCCTGGAGATCAGAGAGGGTTATGGGTAGCTGCTATTCCCAGGTGTTTAATTCACTTCCTGTTGGTCCAGTGTCAGTTCCTTGGGTCTGAGCTGGGAGCACAGAAGCGATGGGTCCTATTTAAGGCTGTGTATTTTTGGGCATGAAGAATCAAAGAACAGTTAGTGCTGCTGTCTGTCTTAATTTTGGGGCAAGAAGATGGAGAAGGCCaccatcccagctctctgggaggcctacgcaggaggattgcaagtttaaGGTCAGCGTTGGCCACATAGCAAGTTCTGCTCCAGCCTGGGGACTtagtgagaccccgtctcaaacagAAAAGAGGGGAGGCTGGGGGATGACTTGGACCGAAGAGTGCTTGCTCTGCAAACACGAGACTCAGGTTTGAGTCCTCGGCATCCATTCAAAAGCCGAACACCGAGGTGGTCCCCATCATGGGGAGGTGGTGGGGGTCaagggtggagacaggcagaagctccctgaccatccagccagcCTAGCTTCATGAGGTGGTTCCAGGATCAATGAGAGACGCCGTCTCAGAAACTAAGGTGTAGCaagctgccaagcctggtgacagTCAGCTCCCTGAGGGTCTACACAGTGGAAGAGGAGAAATGACACCCTCAAGCTGTGGTCCAGGCTGCACAAGcatactgtgacacacacacacacacatgcatgcagacacgcatgcacacacaggaatagGTAAatccaataaattaaaaaaaaacagaaaagaagaaaacagtggAAAGCCCAAAGGCAACTTCTGCCCTCCACAAAAGCACATGCACCTGCAAGCACGTGTTGCACACGTACATAAACCACATCTGCACAAGAGGAGAAAGGGCGGGGCATGTAGCTTAGTGTAGATACTTTGACTGAGGCCCCAGGGTCAATCAATTCTCACtactacaaaaaataaataaatagattttgcTTTGAAGAAGCGGTTTCTGTGTTCAGGGAacaggagcagagcagaggagaaaaGGCCATAGGTAGATTCTTTCCCAAGGACTGCTGTTTTCAGGGAACTCTCTGGACTGTGAGGATGCAGGCATGCCCTCTCCTCTCCgccctccccacctcaccccctgTCACTCTGTCACTGTCCTCAGCTTACCCTACTGCTTCTGAGCCTCACACTGGCCACCATCAATGCCCGCTGGCTGGAGGCTCGCACCACGGCCGCCATGTGGGCCCTACAGAGTATAGAGAAAGAGCGAGGCCTGGGGACAGAGGTGCCTGGCAGCCTCCAGGGGCCTGACCCCTACCGCCAGCTGCGGGAGAAGGACCCCAAGTACAGTGCTCTGCGCCAGAAATTCTTCCACTACCACGGCCTGTCTTCCCTCTGCAACCTGGGGTGCCTGGTGAGCAACGGGCTCTGCCTCGCGGCCCTCGCCCTGGGGCTCAGGGGCCTCTAACATGGGCCCCATGTGTCAATAAATGCTTCTTTGGAGATGGTTGTGGTCCATTTTTTCACCCCAGGAGAAGcagggtgatgtgtgtgtgtatttgtgtgtgtgtgtgtgtgtgtgtgtgtgtgtgcttgtatagcCCTCAGAGCCTCAGGTTACCCCCTAGCTGGTGGCATGACACATTGGAGCCTGAGCTACTGAAGTCCCAGCATGTCTCCTCTAATAGTGACCATACATTGTGCACCTTCTGTATACCCGGCTCAGTTTTAACCACTGCCCTTCCTATGTGTTGCTGCAGCAACAGCAGGTTCCCACCTCCCAGGCACAATCACAGTTCCTATCCTGCCAACACAGGAAGTGACATTATGACTTGCATTGACTGATGAGATGTGAGTGATTCTAAGAAGTGtttacaggctggagagatggctcagtggttaagagcactcactgctcttccagaggtcctgagttcaaatcccagcaaccacatggtggctcacaaccatctgtaatgggatctgatgccctcttctggtgtgtctgaagacagcggcagtgtactcaaataaataaatcttttcttaaaaaagtgTTTACAAGACAGGATAGAACCTCTTCCCCTAGCCCCTAGCATCCACCCCGAGATATGAACCTAGGCGTGTGATATCCTGGGGGCTTGGCAGCTGCTTGTTTCTAAGAATATCTCAGCTCTTCCTAGCTAATACGCTCCAGCACAATCCATGTTAGAGCTTTGGAGGCAGCTGTTGTTCCTTTAGGCATCTGGGCGAGCAGAGttcaagtttgtgtgtgtgtgtgtgtatatgggtatgtgtgtgtgtgtatatgggtatgtgtgtgtgtgtatggggggtgtgcacacatggggtatgtgtgtatatggggtgtgtgtgtgtatggggtatgtgtgtgtgcatggggtatgtgtgtatggggtgtgtgtgtatggattgtgtgtgtgtgtatggattgtgtgtgtgtgcatggggtgtgtgtgtgtatggtgtggtgtgtgtgtgtgttgaggcagGGActctagatcaggctgacctggaattctgtGGCTCAGGTTGGCCTGAAACTAGAGAAtgctcctgcctcggcctctcaTGGGCtaaaattacaggcatgagctactATATCAGTCtacttttgttttgaaacaggttcttactatgtagctaatCTGGCTTGAAAcgtactatgtagcccaggctagcctcaaattcatggcagtcctcctgcctcagcttcctggtaCTAGGATGCCAGGTATATACCACTTCACCTGTACAGACACACGTGCAGATaacttttgagatggagtctcgtCTGAGCTcagactggacttgaacttaCTACAGACCTGagtatgaccttgaactccgGGTTTCTGTTGTCTTCCACCTCCTCCCAAATTctggaattacaaatgtaagCCACCATACATAAAGGTATGTTTGATTTtctacatgtggaggtcagagggcaacctgtgGGAATTGTTTCTCCTTCTACCCTGTTGGTCCCTGGAACCCCCTCAccaggcttagtggcaagtgcCGTTACCCGATCGTCCATTTTGATTATTCTGAATTCCAAATCTTGCTGTGTGAGCTCAGGCAAATATCTACCTGTCTTTGATCCTTGGTTTCCTTATTTCTAAAGCTTGTTTTAACTCCAAGAGCCCTTAAGCATGTTGAACAGCAGAATCCCTTTAGAGCATCCTTTAGAGCCAGGCACTTAGACTCCTCCCACATGGGACAGGGAACACGCCTAAGATTCAGGAAGCCCCCAGCACTGAAAAGAAAATGGGCTGGGGGATAGAGTGCTTAGTATATAGGAAGCcttgggccgggcggtggtggcacacgcctgtaatcccagcactttgggagacagaggcaggcggatttcagagttcgaggccatcctggtctacagagtgagctccaggacagccagggctacacagagaaaccctgtctcggggggaaaaaaaaaaaaaaaaaaaaaaaggagccctAGCACTATGTTAACCAGCTTTAGACACCTTCAATCCCAGACGTTGGGAGGCGGAGCCAGTAGAATCAGTTCACATTTATTCTTGGCTACTTAAAGAGTTTGAGGTAAGCCTGGAATAAATAAGTCCTTGTCactaataaatacatacataaataaatatatattttttagatttttaatttttttttaacacgaGTGTTTTGTCTGCCGGTCTGCACCATGTAGGCTCGTGCAACttgaagaagggggaggggtcaggtcccccggaactggagttatgagtcACTTATATCCTCAGCCAGAACAAGTACTTTtggccgctgagccatctctccagcccccgacattaaaataaataaaactatggtTACACAAATCTTGTTATGAACCACTCGGCAGATGGAAACATTGAGGTTGAGAGAGGGTAAATATGTCCGGAGTCACCCAGTCCTAGAAAGGGGCGGTGGGACTAGAACTCAGCTGCTGAGGTTTTCCTCTTAACCACAGAgtgcaaagaaaatatttcctacCTCCAGTTAGGAAAGAGAGGCTCTGATGGGACTTAGTGCCTCTGCCTGCTCCTCTGGGCTCTAGCTCAGGACCACACACTCGCACTCCCAGACCCCTaccaccccgcccccaccacaCTACCAGGTCCCACCCTCTCGACTCCCCGCCCTCCTCCGATGCCTCTTGAGGTGGTCCCGCCCCTACCAGACTCCACCTCCGCCTGCAAGGTTCGACTCTTGCCGCAACTAAGTCTCCGACAGACCACGCCCATCTCCCCGGCTCAGTGGGCGGTGCCCCGATCGGCAAGGCCACGCCCACCTCCGGGAGCCACCTCTCACGACGCCCTGCCCCTCCTAGGCCCCGCCCGCGCACCTCTCCGAGCTTTGCTGCGGCCTCGCCCCCTCCACCTAGGAGGAGGCCGCGCTGGATCCGGGTGTCAGCGTTGGCAGCAAGCGGCCCGCGGCTGTGGGGCGAGGGTCGCAACCCCTGTGCGGGCCGTAAAACTTCGTGGGCGGATCCTGGTGTGCAAGGCGGGACCCGAGGTGAGTCCAGGAGTGAGTGCACCAGCCAACCCGCCGATTCGCGCGTGCACTATGACAGGGTTGAACTGGGGTCCGCGCGAGCCTGGGTCCCGCACCCCCAGTCAGTGCTGCTGGCTCTTCTGGGTTCCCCCGCACCCAGCAAGCTCTGCGAACGGTGGCGGGGTGGGCGAGAAGCCCAGCTGGGGGGTGAGCGAGGGCGCCATATGGTGATGGGGGAGGCACTTGCTGGTGCACGCAGTGCAGTGACAGTTCGGAAGCCAGCCTTGAGGGCCAGGGGACCCCAAAATGGCCCGGAAGAGGAGCCGAGGTGGGGCGGGGGGCCAGCCTGGAGGCCCTGCCCGACGGACGCTTTGCAGTCCCTCCTCAAACCCGTTCTCCCGGAACACAGGGTGGGGTTGGCTGCGTTCTCCTTAGAAATGCACggggcagagaaacagaaaacaccGAAGGCCGTTGAGAAATACTTTTGCTTGGGCTTCGGAGAGCAACTCTAAGCTAGACAGCTGGGGAAAGTGGAgcggggggcggggtgggggagagcTTGGAAGGGCACCCTGGATTCGGATAAAACAGCATGCTGGAGTGTGGGTAGATAGAAACAGCAGGATATGGGGTGGTGGGTTTTGTGATCATTAAGTGGCTAGGATAATTCTCTTGGATTTGATGACTTTCAGTCCTGTCTTTGTGGACCATGGCTGGGGTGAGTCAGCTGTGGCCAAGAGGGAGCCAGGCCCAGCCCCTTTGACAAATAAAATGGCAGGTACCCACTTGGGAGCCTACCTGGCTTATTAAACCTTATGCTAAATGTATAGAAATTCCCCTTAGCCTGGGGGACAGGGAAAGGATTAAAGTGTATTTGGAGGACAGGACAGGCACCCCAGTGGCAGGAACCAGCTAAATTCAACATCCAGGCCCCGATGGAAGGGGCTCTGTCTAGCtggcagtcacacacacacacacacacacacacacacacacacacctggccatACCAGCTGCTTGCACTGGGCAAAGTCCAGCTTGCTACCTGTGCAACTTCCTCACCAccacgccccccacccccaactggcTCTGAATTTTCACCTGTTACCTGAAGGAAGAAGATCAGAACCTTCCACTATAAAGGTTcagtatttcttttccttccttccttctctttccttccttctgttctttctttctttctttctttctttctttctttctttctttctttctttctttctttctttctttcttcctgagaCAGGTTCTCAGATAGCCCACCCCAGTTTACTTCCAATGTAGCACAGGATGGTTTTGAACGCctgtgctagaattacaggggTGCACATCATGCCTGTTTTCCTGGGTGCTGGgtcctgggtgctggggctgAAACCTCAGGTGAGTGCTCTAAGTCATCCCCAGCCCTCAGCTTCACGTTTGAAGATTAAATAGCAACCATAGCCTGCGAGCCGTGGGTGGCGTTCATGTCATGCACAGCTGTGTTTCTTCAGAGACCCTGCGCTTGGTGCAGACAAAGTCTCAGCAGAAGTTTGTTGGTGAAGACCACAAGAATCGTTAAGAagggcacagtggtgcacacccTAATCCACAGCTGTAATCCAGAGGcaggaatttgaggtcagcctggactacctgAGATCTTTCcttaaagaataaaagagaaaatgagcaGTTTTTTTCAGACAACCTGACTGGATTCTTAGAACCCAGGTCAGGCAGTTTACAGCCGCCTGTAACTACAGCCCCAAGATGGAGGTCCATACCTGTTAACCTCATACACAAGTCACATATGGAGTCCTAGTCTGGctccatagtgagaccttgtctcaataaataaaataaataataaaatttaaaaactagggCTAGGGATGGCTTTGCAGGAAAAGGTACTTACTGCCtagcctgctgacctgagcttGATCCACATGTTGGAAGAAGTGACTCTTGAAACCAGTGCTCCCATAGGACTCACACTTACGGTTCCCGCCCTTACGGGACCCGCCCCTTACAGGACCCGCCCCCTTAGAGGATTCCACTCTTTCACATCAGAATTTCTGGCCTCCCTTCCAAGCAGATCCCACCAAGATGGCGTCTGCCAGTGAGTCCCCTGCCAGCCCAAGGGATGCTGCTGACCAGAACTTTGACTACATGTTCAAAGCTGCTCTTGATCGGGAACAGCAGCGTGGGCAAGACGTCCTTCCTGTTCCGCTACGCCGATGACTCCTTCACCCCCGCCTTCGTGAGCACCGTGGGCATCGACTTCAAGGTCAAGACAGTCTATCGACACGACAAGAGGATCAAGCTGCAGATATGGGTGGGCTGAGTCGCCGTGTAGAGAGTGGGAGGGCAGCCAGCAGAAAATCCCAGCAGACACGGAGAGTAGTGTGGGGCGGGGAGACGCCTCCTGTCTCCGAGGGAAGCCCACCAGGGTGTGGGGACATATCTCCCCTGGGTGTCCTGCGGAGGGAGAAGGTGGACAGAAGGCACTTCATGGAAGTATCAGTGACTAGTGAGGAGTCATTTAGGAACCATCTTGACTCCTATGAGGCTGCCAGGCTCAGCGCTACATTCTGTCCTGGCCTGGTTGTTGATATCATCATCACGGTGACAAGGGGACCAGACACAGATCAAGATGATGTCCTGAGGCCCAGATGGCTCTTCTTTGTGACAGTCACATGGGTTCTCGGAAACAAGGTTAGGAAGCTCATAAGTGGGGGACAGCCCTACACAGTAGAGTCCATCCAGGGCAGAGCTGAGTTAGTTAACTGAGTTTTCAAGATGGGACAATGGGGCTGGTGCTACATGCCTGTAATGTCTCCCGTCAGGTTGAGTTGTGAGGGCGGAGTCATGCCTGCCCATCAGACTGGGAAGGGAAGACCAGTTTTTCTCCAATCAGATAGGATTGCAACGGCGGGGCCATACCTCTCTGTCACACTGGGGCCTGTGAAAGGAACACCTCTCTCCTCCCATCAGATTGGGCCACAAGAATAGACCTGTGTCCCTTTCAGGGTCCCGCAGAGTCAGGCGGGGAACAGGTGGCCCCTACCTAGCTGACTGACTACTGTTTGCCCAGGACACAGCAGGCCAGGAGCGCTACCGGACAATCACCACGGCCTACTACCGCGGAGCAATGGGCTTCCTGCTCATGTATGACATCGCCAACCAGGAGTCCTTCACCGCCGTGCAGGACTGGTAAGCACTGGCCAACCACCGTGCCACGggcctttcttctccccttcccgaTCCCCATGCCTGATCCCTAAGCTTACTCTCAATGTCTTCAACTCCACAGGGCTACGCAGATCAAAACCTATTCCTGGGACAACGCCCAGGTCATCCTCGTGGGGAACAAGTGTGACCTGGAGGACGAGCGGGTCGTACCTGCTGAGGATGGCCAGAGGCTCGCCGATGATCTTGGTGAGTCCCCAGCCTGAGCCACAGGTCCTGGCTCCTGACTCCACACCAGTCTTCACCCTTGAATCCCAGACCCACAGTGGTTGCCTGAAGATCTGGGGTGTGGAGAGGGGGGTTCCCATGagctggagctggggagatggcttcgTGGGTAAGCAAGTAAGaatgcttttgttgttgtgtaAACATGAGACTCTCAGCACCTTCatcaaaggacacacacacacacctgaacccACCTTCATGCCTGTAACCTCTGCGCTGTGGGGGGCTGGGATGAGGGGGGCTGGAACTTGCTGTCTGCCATGGTAGCTTTAGGTACAGTGAGAGACCCATCTCAGTGGAATGTGAGATGTAGAGACAGATGTGCATGTACACCTACACATACTCCGAGATAGCCCATAAACACACCCGTATATAAGCCATGTTCTCCCATTGGGGACACATGCCCTGCCCTGGGAACCCAGCTGCTTGACCCTGCTGACctcttattttccttttgaatttcTATAACAAGTATTAACATaccatagtttttatttttgttgttgttttgagacagggtctcactgtgtaatgTCGGCATGGAACTCAGTTATATaggcaaggctagccttgctcaCAAGgaacccacctgcctctacctcccaaatgctgggattaaaggcgtgtacttaCATGCCCAGCATCTACTACCGATTTTTCTATGCATTCTGAAACTGGAGTGatactgttttttctttgttttgttgtttggctgtttggttggtttggtttggtttggtttggggagCCGAACCCAGGGCTGCCTTCACATTGAGCAGGCACCCTACCACTGAGCAACACCACCAGACTTTTCCTCATTTGTTAGTTTGGACAATCTCACTAGGCCAGGCTgaactttgaactcatgatcctctgtCTTAACCTCCCAAATTGCTGGAACTGCAGGCTTCCCTTTCATTCAGGGACCAAGAGCTACGGAAGAATCACACCCTCCTTGGGCTGGTCCATTCTAGCAGCAGAGATGACTATGAGGTGGACATCATACACTCACCCAGTCAGGTGATCTCAATTCTAGAAGTCGCACAGGTCGCACGGGCTTTCTCATGCTAAGAGCTTTCTCCTCCAGCTTCCCATTATGTCCTTTCTGAGC encodes:
- the Tmem205 gene encoding transmembrane protein 205 isoform X1, translated to MKFRETRGPDDSSKPTGQSLSGRVQRSQSCDLIGFWLAGRWGEAYGAEENLGVLRQAELRWSCPELPGFLVPTPDLGCSNGGGGRMESEDPGGLVKVIHLLVLSGAWGMQLWVTFASGFLLFRSLPRHTFGLVQSKLFPVYFHVSLGCAFINLCILAPQRAWINLTLWEVSQLTLLLLSLTLATINARWLEARTTAAMWALQSIEKERGLGTEVPGSLQGPDPYRQLREKDPKYSALRQKFFHYHGLSSLCNLGCLVSNGLCLAALALGLRGL
- the Tmem205 gene encoding transmembrane protein 205 isoform X2 — encoded protein: MESEDPGGLVKVIHLLVLSGAWGMQLWVTFASGFLLFRSLPRHTFGLVQSKLFPVYFHVSLGCAFINLCILAPQRAWINLTLWEVSQLTLLLLSLTLATINARWLEARTTAAMWALQSIEKERGLGTEVPGSLQGPDPYRQLREKDPKYSALRQKFFHYHGLSSLCNLGCLVSNGLCLAALALGLRGL
- the Rab3d gene encoding LOW QUALITY PROTEIN: ras-related protein Rab-3D (The sequence of the model RefSeq protein was modified relative to this genomic sequence to represent the inferred CDS: deleted 1 base in 1 codon); amino-acid sequence: MASASESPASPRDAADQNFDYMFKLLLIGNSSVGKTSFLFRYADDSFTPAFVSTVGIDFKVKTVYRHDKRIKLQIWDTAGQERYRTITTAYYRGAMGFLLMYDIANQESFTAVQDWATQIKTYSWDNAQVILVGNKCDLEDERVVPAEDGQRLADDLGFEFFEASAKENINVKQVFERLVDIICDKMNESLEPSSSPGSNGKGPALGDTPPPQPSGCGC